A portion of the bacterium genome contains these proteins:
- a CDS encoding peptidase MA family metallohydrolase: MRRIACGLLLAVAIFMLAATAAYSQNYVVMPGQSLKTQHFIIYHPGPLGGLARSMAGIAETAFVATCRQMGVKPFGQNMVFVCDSDRDFTQFGPSVGRSWAAGFAVPSQRKIVLRSPSLAKTDREQFIKTLRHEISHLVLHHAVGDNVRLLPRWFDEGMAMLNAGQWEWLHSWALFRMVIFSKPIPFSALREKFPSGASDARLAYAESYNFCVFLRTTLKRRGFEALIAGIRAGVPLKTQLERLFRMPFQRIQEVWYEKVKHKYGVYPVLTSAGVFWFLVALLAVLAYLRKRRSTKERLAEMEAEDEFIDHVLDREYH; this comes from the coding sequence GTGAGAAGGATTGCCTGCGGGCTCTTGCTGGCGGTCGCCATTTTTATGCTTGCTGCGACCGCGGCCTACTCGCAGAACTACGTCGTCATGCCGGGACAATCGCTAAAGACCCAGCACTTCATCATCTACCACCCGGGGCCGCTTGGGGGCCTCGCCAGGTCAATGGCGGGAATCGCCGAAACCGCTTTCGTGGCCACCTGCCGGCAGATGGGCGTCAAACCTTTTGGGCAAAACATGGTCTTCGTGTGCGATTCTGACCGCGACTTCACCCAGTTTGGGCCGTCCGTAGGCCGAAGTTGGGCTGCTGGATTCGCCGTCCCAAGTCAGCGCAAGATAGTTCTGAGGTCTCCCTCGCTCGCCAAGACAGACCGCGAGCAGTTCATCAAGACGCTGAGGCACGAGATTTCGCACCTCGTCCTGCACCACGCCGTCGGCGACAACGTCCGCCTGCTGCCTCGCTGGTTCGATGAGGGCATGGCAATGCTGAACGCAGGGCAGTGGGAGTGGCTCCACAGCTGGGCTCTGTTTAGGATGGTCATCTTCTCAAAACCAATCCCGTTCTCGGCGCTTCGCGAAAAGTTCCCCTCGGGCGCCTCGGACGCACGCCTCGCCTACGCCGAAAGCTACAACTTCTGCGTGTTCCTGCGAACTACACTCAAGAGGCGCGGGTTCGAGGCGCTCATCGCCGGCATTAGGGCAGGAGTCCCGCTTAAGACCCAGCTCGAACGGCTTTTCAGAATGCCGTTTCAGCGTATCCAAGAGGTCTGGTACGAGAAGGTCAAGCACAAATACGGCGTCTATCCCGTTCTCACAAGCGCCGGCGTCTTCTGGTTCCTGGTCGCCCTGCTGGCAGTTCTCGCCTACCTACGCAAGCGGCGTTCCACGAAAGAGCGCCTCGCCGAAATGGAGGCGGAGGACGAGTTCATCGATCACGTTTTGGACCGCGAATACCACTAA